AGAACAACTCTCATCaactagttcagaaatcaactcaatattaaaaaccgaatgctcctccacagggtgtttcatggcatcgaagatattaaattttgcgacgatgtcaccaaattccatggacatggttccatcatcaacatcaacttttgtcttcgccgttttcatgaacggcctgcctaagatgatgggagctctgcttgacttagtttctccttccatgtccagaatgtaaaaatctgcaggaaaaatttaatcgttaacttgaacgaggacgtcttccactatgccggtgggacgtgcattgctcctgttcgccagttgaacgattaaacctgtatgctgcatgggaccaaggcaaaggttattataaatagaagtaggcataacattaatgcccgctcctaaatcaagcaaacaattatcaaatttcttatccccgatggtacaaggaatagtaaaagttcccgggtccttgcacttttgtggcaagacctgagagatggcTGAAACACTTTGCTCAagttgaatgaaagcagagatgcttTTTCCCAAGTTGACTCTATCACTTCCTTTcacttttctcttgtttgtacacagatccttcagaaactttgcataccttggaacttgcttaatcacatcaagaagcagaatgtttaccgctactttcctaaacatatccagaatttctttttctttatctcCTTcatcaattcttttattttttagaacTCTATGTGGGAAAGGGACTGGTGGCACACActccttttctttaattttttcagTTTTGACCataacagaagaaggagaagaaagtgcAGCAGGGGAAGGTTCAGATgaagaaagttcagaagttacctcaatgactttttttatttttttcaggggctgtttctgtaacctttccggatctcaaagaaatagcgctcacattagcattaccgttcggattgacaacagtttatgctggaagttggttcgaaccttgagcttgcatattatttatttgagtagcaagttgtcccatctgtgtggtcaaggtctgaatgctagtgtcggttctttgttgaaactgaaggttgttcacggccatttgtttaacaagatcttccagggatggtccggaagtagtggctggaggggtgtgatgtggctggggtaatggaacggtgagctgttgttgtgagggctgctgatttccatatcgaaggttgggatgattcctccaattggggtgatatttgttagtggacaagtcaggggtgttgttgtacctgttctggttgtaaaggttggctgcataagcttgaggcagctcggtaacagtatcatctttcagaagaggacaagtatcagtgggatgatcatgagctgtacaaatgccacatacagttgctgtttgaggtttcgctactGCAAGTTATTTGACTAAGGCGGTCAGCTCATCAAttctggtttctaaagctctgttcgaggaaccttgaatttgatgtacacccttggtctggacagaattggttcgagtggtgaactgctgggaatttaaggacatattttcaatgagggccctggcagcagctggagttttgtcaacaagttctccaccactagcagcatcaagaatgtttctatccataggtaacaacccctcatagaagtactgaatgagaagttgctCGGTGATCTGATGTTGAGGACAGCTTGAAACCAACTTCTTCAACCTATCCCAGTACTCAACCAATGACTCGTTATCTTGTATAATACCACAAATCTCTTTTCGGATTGAATCAGCTCTAGATGCAGGAAAATatcgctccaagaacactctcttcagagcattccagcttgtgattgaattcggttcgagatcatatatccagtccttcgctgcaccctacaaagaaaaaggaaaagcacgaagtttgatatgatcttcagtgatcccttcaggcttcaatggtgtagagcacaccacctggaattccttcaaatgtttgtgtggatcctcacctgcaagaccattaaactttggcaacaagtgtattaaacccgattttaattcaaaaggaacagcaacagcatcatattcaatacacaagccattataattcacatcaggggctgcaagttgccttagagttctattttcagccatttcaaaagcaaattcagaatcagaatcaaacaagTCATGCAAATAGTCAGACTCAGTTATGGTCGGTGAcggtgaactattgctagcctggcctgctctatgaagtgtgtgcaaggttctctctacctcgggatcaaaagcaacaagttcaggacaggaagacctagtagccaggactagtgcacagcaatgcagcaacaatcgtgaaaatgccaactatgtccctaaaacaaacacaatgaagcaaatcgattaaaaacaattcaaaaaaataaactgacaccgaaattaatcaaatgacataaaaatagaattttgataattgttttggattttttcgactctatgaaaatagaaaataaatcattaaaatagtaaaaaggctttTTTTCACACCTAACTGTCGAGACAGATTTTCGAAACGGTGCAATTTTCCCAAAAACCGATTTTTCGACTCaaaaggcgttatggccgaaactgtgaggaacctatggccaaaatgcacaaacactacacctaagactctaatatcagttaatattcacaagaatccccggcaacggcgccaatttgatccgctgtcgcgcgcggatcaaaaacgagtattttgtaaaacgtagtacaacgacaatggctcgagtcgtatcgcaaggattcttgattttattaactaaaagcaaaTTCGAAatggggggggttggtttgggttCGATTTAGAAAaagcgcttaaaataagtgattctgaaaataagctgttttgaaataagtgaaTAAAACAGGTTAATCTGCCGGTTCGATATCCAACTTATCATCGGTCAATATAATTCCAGTCCCTAAATGATTtcaattcctattcgattgtaATGTCGAATTAACAAGCGCAATTCATACTACAAGATTGTAAATTCCTAATGTCcagattaagcaaacggattaaagtattgtgaattaagcaaacacaattgCGCGGATAAAGCAAACGCGATTAAATTATAGGAAGAACAATCATCGAatcaaatcaatatatattctATGGAACTCGAATTAAGAAAACAAGACACAGAGCACGATATTGAAAGGAATGAATAATTAAATTGGAATTGAtaaaaaaacctcaaagtatttggAACTCGACTCCGGCAGATTTCACCttcggattagttctccattacacgaTCGTACAAAAGCTTGAAATATTTTCGTGAATAGTGATGATTGCtacagtaccgcggctgctaccctaaggggaaaaagtacaacccgttttacaatccaactgggtcaaacatacgacccaggcccaaaactaattgacccgaaacttaactaaaactagtgctgcaacttcaacgaattttctggctcttatacagtccgattctgacttcgactccaacataagaattgtagctctttctcttagctttccgtcgattattagaacgtctcaatcggactcctggaactccagatatggttgtttccgtgcagactgctaatgctgaaaaattaatacgaaaaacaattaagtgcaaaaataaaataaaatataaaaacatattaaaacataaaaataaataaaacaaaccgaagaaatgcttgagtacaaacatggaagaacgtgcatcaaaatgcactgatcacgcACAGAAAATTCTGAAACGCATTTGGGGTTCCCAAGCCCCAAATCTTCATATGCATTCATCCTTGATTGAATAATAAGACATAGACGAATTACTACTGGAAAAgaattcaaaacatgcatgagcAAGGATTATAATGCATCTACTCTCAAAACCCTTAGCCCCAAAATGACATAAACCCATAAAACTTTTTCGCACtctatctaaaggactcacctagaagatgaagatgataaagTTGAAATGAGATTGGGGACGAAAATCTGAGCTTAAGGTTGGATCTTGGTTCATGCAAGGCTTGAAGGATGGCTATGGCTTTGTTCCTCCCCTCCTTCTATTCACGTTTCCTTTCTTGCTTCTACTCTCTTTCCcaaattttgaattttgcaaGAGAAATGAGGGTGAGGGATCACAAAATAAGCCTTTACTCTTAATTAAGTGGGAAATGTCCAAACTACCCCCATTGTTACTAATTGGcttaattattataatgaaactaTTAGTAAGAATGTGTATTATATTTATCCATGACTTGTACCAAAtcaatttagtaataataattggAAAATTATAATTTCGGGTATTACACAAACTGACACATCTTTCATAAAAAACCTTGACTTAGGTCATTGCATTTTCAAAAATCCTTTTCTTTAATAAATGCTTCAAAACACTTTAAGCATTTCAAACCCTTTTCATAAggctaaaaaatacaaaaactcaTTCAAATCTTTTTTTGCCACTTTGGCTTTTAATTTAAAACCTTTTCCAAAGATTAGACATGAGTCCTTTTTATAGTTGAGATGTGAACCTCCTATCCCCATAGTAATGATTGAAATGATGCTTGTTTCTTTTCCACTCGAGGGAGATAGTGGAATACTTGTTGATTCTATATCTAAGTTGGAGCCCTTCcctcatgatgatgcaaggaccCGTCTTCTCGTGGCTTGTGGGTGATTAGTTGAGTATTCTCCTTAAGATGacaaaatttctcttcaaataaaatcaatcatAACAAAACCTTTTGTTATTTGTATCCCAAACTACGAGGTTTTGATCCTTTATTGGTACGTAGGCATAAGACTTTTTGTTTTTTCAAATCAcaacaaaattcataaaaaaaaattcttttctcATCTCCCCAATCATTTTGTAAGGAAACAATTTTAGCCTTTTACGTAGATATTTCAAGAAGTTCctatagagtactacagatacatTGGGTGGTAATACCTTCCCTTTATATAATCAACCCTTGTATCTTTGATCTCTTTATTGCTTTGCttttagccttgcttcttgctttgTATGTTTGTTGTGGGTTTTGTTCGATCTTTTCCCCTTTCCCTTGGAAATAATAAAGTTGGTGGTGAACTCTTGTTTTTGCGAGTCAAGTTAATCAGTAGCTTGCTCTCTGATTTTTCACTGCGACATAATGACGGTTGTATGTACGTTGTTAGGTTGCATGTGATTGTATGTATGTTGGTCTTCACAATGGGCGTGTGACCGTGGTGATATGCTAGGCAACATGCTACCTATCACAACGGTTATATTAAACAACCATTGTGATATATATTTAGGTCATGGGTTTGAAACCCAACAACAGCAATTTATTTGGAATATAATTAACATTTCATCACAGGTACAAAAGATAACCGTTGTGGTATGTATACCTGAATTTATTATAAAGTATGTGAATTTCTTGTTTTTTCCTACACCTCACTAAACATATACAACCATTAAAATTTATGTAGAAGATGATAATTTGAAATTCGAAATTACTCTTGaaaaacaacttaagcaaaccaCTATTTTTTGAATTGTATGCATATCATAATTCATCTCTCGCTATTTAACACTTAGAAGTTGGTTCAATGCCGCGTGTTTTTCAAATCAATGGTTCATTCTCTCCTACTTTATTTTGCAAAGCATCAATATGTTGACTAATTCGgaataatcatcatcattatcatcatcgttATTTTAATCAATGATGATGATCATTATGATAACAAggatgaagatgattcagaatTTCTCCATAAATTTGATATTTTGCAATATAAACTAAAAGAGAACGAACCGTTGCTTTGAAAAATTTGGGACATTGAACCAAGTTCTACGTGTTAAAGAGCGATAGATAGATTACGAGATGCATGCAATCTGAAAAACATTGATTGAtctaaatcaatttaaatgaatgcatgttcagtgaaacaaacaatctacatatgatataataaactcaactggaTCTTTTGAGaaacatttatcaacaacaacaatataatatacataaacatttatcaacaaaacaacaacaacattaccttTTATTGAAAAGATTCGTGGAATGGTCTGAAGTTGATCTACTTTTTGGTATTAACCGCGCGaataagtatttttattttaatatatttataagagtATAATGACAAACTGTTTTTGTaacgaaaagaagaaaaaaaatttggtGCTGAAAATCGAAGCAAGTAACCTTTaatatatcacaacggttgtATTTAAGGacaatgataaaatatattttaataaaatattaaaaaatacaggttcacaaaaaaaattattactacGACTATTAAAAGTATAGtattactaaaaatatattttgtaattgTACATAAAAAAAGACAATACCTAATACAATTTCGAGATAACAATGTTAATCAACGaggttaaatttaaaaaacttaGGGCCCATttctttcaatttaaaaaaaaaattataatcttacatatttttgtttaagaaaaatttataaattcttttaaaaaattggtTTAATTGATTTTTcctaaaatattatatttcaGGTATTTCAtccttttattataatttttttaaaattcaaaattcaaaaagtcactcaaatttaaaattattttgaataatttttttatgaaaatcatttttaaaatatttttttttttaaaattttgtgattttgACTATGCTTTAttattcaataatatatatttataatatttgatgtcaaaatttgtcttttaatttttgaaaaatgagttcaaaaaactttaatatttaaaaatatttttttaaaatataaaaaatgataattgattaattaagtaattaatttaaaatttgtttaaataagTCGGTcactaaatttatttaataagacAATTTCTCATCCCACCCCATGACTCTCTTACGCACCACCGAATTGACCAAATTGCCCCcgttcttccgtagatgcatctccggaaacaccctttttttgtttaatgttgctttgttccgtagatgcgCATACGAaagacttccgtagatgcatctacggaaataaCTCAGACTCAGTAAACTAGAACAACAACATTTGTAACATTTGTAACGATAAAACATCCATTCATTGATTAAAATCAGCATTGATTAAAAGATACATCAAAATTTCCaacagaaaattaagaaaactaagagatctaagaaattacaacaatTAAAACAATGTTATCTAATCCATGCATCATTAGAATGGAATCAACGTCGCCTTCCACTTCATCCCACCAACGTTCCTTTTCTCTGGTCTTAGACGAggtccttgttctaagcctctgaatCCTTCTGATGACTTCGTCGGAtttgtactccccctctaaaaaagacatcAGAGTCCTCTTAAGTTGGTCGAAGGAATGGATGTTCCAAAATTTAACCGGCAATGGAGATTTGACGGAAGAGAAAATAACATGCTCATCGCTTCTGAGATAAACCGGTTCAGGATCGGGACGCTTGGATGATGTTCGCTGCCCTGAGCATGGCCTTATGTGAGCCATTTTTGTGTTTGCGTTTGTGTTTAGGATTTGTGtctgtgtttgtgtttgtgtgtaataATTGAACCttagaaaccccaaatttatagaagcCTTTGGTGATTATGGACCACACATTTTCTGTCACAGAACATTCtgtagatatatctacggaaaGGTCATAGATTTCTCATTTCTATAGATGGATCTACGGTAAACATCCATAATTTTCAGTATATGACCCTTCCGTAGATACATTTACGGAATATTCTCTGTTAGTTTTTTTAACAGAACTCAATGCAGTAGCAtcataaacacaaaaacataaacactttgaaacacatagaaacaaacacaaaaacataaacacaaaagGACTATATTGCAATGTTATAGAGTACATATACTACTCTTTAAAACTAGATAAATACATCAAAAGAACTATCGCTGACTAAATCTATTGGAGGTTCTAATCTTGACTTTTCGGCATTTGATTCCTTTTCGATGTTGTTCAACCTTTCAAAGTCGAGCATCCTATCCACAAAACGATCCAGCCACGTATCGGCAGCTTCAGTATGATGAAGTGCCCATTCCGTTGATGAAGGTGGTATGGGGCATcccggtttcaagtaaacttgcccaaaatattttgattttgcgAGCCATCCAACACACATAATACGATCATTTGGATTTGTTGGAGGTGTGGTGCGGAACGGAAAAAAGGTTTCCAAAAAACCATATCGCGTCAAGTCAATGCATACCATGTCATATGCAcatgcaataagatgtcccaTTTCCGGGAATCTCATCCaatattatcggggtgcaccatacctatttgcaAACAATTGCCAAAATAACACAGAATTACATAACTGCTGAAAAAACAACTCAGGGattgtttcgtagatgcacctacgaaagtGTTCTTCCTAAACACATTCAgtagatgcatttacggaagCAGCGTAACTTTTTTTGCAGAAAATTAGTTGCATAATGTGAACAATGTAGtggttgaagatgaatatttaCCTGAAATTGAGTTTTCTCTTGCTCCgtttgatatgttgcaccaaaaagttggaACTTTGGAGTAGAAAATGATACTGATGAAGTATGATTTTTTAGGGTGGTGAGAGTGAGTGTTGGAGAAGAAATGTGACAATGGGGGAGTCatcatgctggttcaaactatatcagatgcTTCCGTAAGTACATCTACAGAATAATATGGCGCTAAGTTATTCCGTAGATGAATCTACGGAACTGTCTCTGAActgaatttatttatatttttcccTATATATAGTATTTTATtatacttccgtagatgtatttACGAAATCAATTAACTTTTTTTGGATAAATGAGGTGCTTCtggagatacatctacggaagctaGAGATAAAAATAGAATTTCACACGGTGTGTAAGAGATCTATGGGTGCATTGAGAAATCATCTTTAATAAATAGATTTAGTAAGTCTTAGTGATGTTTAATTTGTCTAAAAACAATCCAGGATTTTGTGTACGTACGATGATGTGAACATTGAGTCATGATAATTAGACATATGCATGTTTTTCTTCAAATCTGTATATATGCATGCTTAGATTGTGGTTAAAGCTAGGAATATACTTATCGTCAAAACCATACTTTTTAATTGACTTTTTATAGGATTGGGTCAAGGTCAAGTGGGGATGATTGGTTATAAAACCCAATTACGGTAAATAATTACACATGAATGGTTTTACACATAATTAGCAACTTTCTTATCGCTGAATGATCAACTAGCTACTTCTAGTCCCCAAGACTTATATCATgccaaaactatatttaaagttaTAAGATATTTAGAGTCCATTTGACGTATATGATAACTCTATTTAAAGTTAAGATATTTAGAGTCCATTTGATCTAGTATATGATAGgataaatgtaaaataaattaattaaattagataaGAATATCATAGGATAGTGATaggaaaaacaatattttattatatatttagtgGATATAggataaaaaatcataatatcaTTATTTTATTATGTCAAAGATACATTTAAGTCTGGTTGTAGAACGGGAGAGTGACACTGTTTATGAGAattgactcttaattttgatgaAATTTCACAAATAGCTGATTCTCGATTTAAAGTTAGATCTCTACCAAAATCGAGAGAAAGACAATCAATCAACGTCTCGTTATAAGGAGATTGATTCGATACTCCGATTTTATTCCATGGTATTTGATCCTCATCGATGAGATCCACCGCACCTTTAGATTTGGCAGCGATCCTTCGTCGAAACACTTCTCCCAAACAGAAAGCGATTCCAAATTGCAAAACGAGGATCGACTCGCCCTAGTATGTTCGAGAAACGTGGAGACAGGGAGAAGCTCGAGTGCGAAGGTATCGGTAGTTTGTGTGATCTCTCTCGCTGGGGAAATGCCTACGAGATAACTCGTAGAAGGTAACTTCCAATCTAGCGCAGTCGAGTAATCGAAACTCTAGCAATCAGATTTGATTACCTACGATGGCAGAGATCCACGGACCTCTAATAATTCAATAACTAGCTCTCGCAATATATCGAATATCGCACCATCAATTGGAAAGAGAGAACGACAATATATATAAAGGGATTCAAATTCACTGACTTTGTATTCTCTATATTTTCTTGTCTTTAGGCATTTCTTCTGGAGAGagaagtgaaaagagagagaggaAAAAGACAGCGAAAGCTGAGGTGAGAGAGTGAATTATTAGAGAGATATCAAAGTTAGTGGATACTCTCCCATATATAAAGATGGATTAGTCATGCTCACTGTAGTTTCTCTAAGATCGGCAAGCAATTTGGTAAAACCAACCTGGCTGAAAACATGTTGAATATAAAGCAATATCATTCAGGtttcaacatgttgaacaagatgtca
This genomic stretch from Vicia villosa cultivar HV-30 ecotype Madison, WI unplaced genomic scaffold, Vvil1.0 ctg.001911F_1_1, whole genome shotgun sequence harbors:
- the LOC131637084 gene encoding uncharacterized protein LOC131637084, which codes for MGHLIACAYDMVCIDLTRYGFLETFFPFRTTPPTNPNDRIMCVGWLAKSKYFGQVYLKPGCPIPPSSTEWALHHTEAADTWLDRFVDRMLDFERLNNIEKESNAEKSRLEPPIDLVSDSSFDVFI